A region from the Pontixanthobacter aestiaquae genome encodes:
- the glyA gene encoding serine hydroxymethyltransferase: protein MSTAPANDTDIMNRFWQDDLAAADPDIAAAIDNELGRQRNKIELIASENIASRAVLEAAGSVFTNKYAEGYPGKRYYGGCEYADVVETLAIDRAKELFGCEFANVQPNSGSQMNQAVFLALLEPGDTFMGLDLNSGGHLTHGSPVNMSGKWFNPVAYCVRKEDELIDMDEVMATAKEHKPKLIIAGGTAYSRVWDWAAFRKVADEVGAYLMVDMSHISGLVAGGAHPSPFPHADVVTTTTHKSLRGPRSGVILWNNEQYTKPFNMAVFPGLQGGPLMHIVAAKAVAFREALRPDFKAYAASVVENARALAASLEENGLRIVSGGTDNHSMLVDLTAKDVTGKSAEKGLDRAWLTCNKNGIPFDTRSPFVTSGVRLGTPAGTTRGFGPAEFRTVGKLIAEVVDGLSKNGPEGDAQVEESVRGRVEQLCADFPVYPGRS from the coding sequence ATGAGCACCGCACCCGCAAACGATACCGACATTATGAACCGCTTCTGGCAGGACGATCTGGCCGCGGCCGATCCCGATATTGCTGCAGCGATCGACAATGAGCTGGGCCGCCAGCGCAACAAGATCGAGCTGATCGCCAGCGAAAACATCGCCAGCAGAGCAGTCCTCGAGGCTGCCGGTTCGGTCTTTACCAACAAATATGCCGAGGGTTATCCGGGCAAACGTTACTATGGCGGCTGCGAATATGCCGATGTCGTTGAAACGTTGGCGATCGATCGGGCGAAAGAATTGTTCGGCTGCGAATTTGCCAATGTTCAGCCGAATTCGGGCTCGCAAATGAACCAGGCGGTGTTCCTTGCGTTGCTGGAGCCGGGCGACACCTTCATGGGTCTCGACCTGAACTCGGGCGGGCACCTGACGCATGGTTCACCGGTCAATATGTCGGGCAAATGGTTCAATCCGGTCGCTTATTGTGTGCGCAAAGAAGACGAGCTCATTGATATGGATGAGGTGATGGCGACCGCGAAAGAGCATAAGCCAAAGCTGATTATTGCGGGCGGAACCGCCTATTCCCGCGTTTGGGACTGGGCGGCGTTCCGCAAGGTTGCGGATGAAGTCGGCGCGTATTTGATGGTCGATATGAGCCACATTTCGGGTCTTGTTGCTGGCGGTGCGCACCCTTCCCCGTTCCCGCATGCCGATGTCGTTACCACGACTACGCATAAGAGCCTGCGCGGCCCTCGCTCGGGCGTCATCCTTTGGAATAACGAACAATACACCAAGCCGTTCAACATGGCGGTTTTCCCGGGCCTACAGGGCGGCCCGTTGATGCATATCGTGGCGGCCAAAGCGGTCGCTTTCCGCGAGGCGCTGCGTCCCGATTTCAAAGCCTATGCTGCTAGCGTTGTCGAAAACGCTCGCGCGCTTGCGGCCAGTCTGGAAGAAAACGGTCTGCGCATCGTTTCCGGCGGCACCGACAACCACTCGATGCTGGTCGATCTGACGGCCAAGGACGTGACCGGCAAATCGGCCGAAAAGGGCCTCGACCGCGCGTGGCTTACCTGCAACAAAAACGGAATCCCGTTCGACACGCGCAGTCCGTTTGTGACAAGCGGCGTTCGTCTCGGTACGCCGGCAGGCACCACGCGCGGCTTCGGGCCCGCCGAATTCCGCACCGTTGGCAAGCTTATAGCGGAAGTGGTCGACGGTTTGTCGAAAAACGGTCCCGAGGGCGATGCCCAAGTGGAAGAGTCTGTTCGCGGCCGCGTGGAACAGCTATGCGCGGATTTTCCCGTTTACCCCGGCCGAAGCTAA